One Alnus glutinosa chromosome 13, dhAlnGlut1.1, whole genome shotgun sequence genomic window, CCATGAAAAAGGCTCTTTTTGGACTTTTTACGAACACTTGGTGTGCCACCAAAAATTTGTCAAGGAAGACAAAATTTTTGGATTCTAATCGGTGGGAAAtgtgaggaaaagaaaagggaagagatttaatgaaaaagaaatgaagagaaatgatcaaaaattgagaaaatgagGGAGTTGGGAAGAGAGGTCCGAGAGGTTTGAGGGAGGGCTCTTAGGTCTGGGGGGAAATGGGGAAAATGAGGCGCATGGGTGTTTAAAAACTGATCACGTGGCCTACTgggcgatgtcgatcgatcgattataaaattgatcgatcgcatctcgatcgatcgaaacaaaaatagatcgatcgaaactcgATTGATCGAAACAAacatagatcgatcgaaatccctttgaatgaaaaaaataaaaacagattaataaaaagcataaaaataacaagcatGAAGTATAAACACTcaaacaaaatgaatggggtgcctcccaggagcgctaagtttaacatCTTCAGCCAGACCCATCAAAACTCTCTGCTAATAAATGGATTGGTGTCTAGCAGTGGTTCGGCAAAATTTATCGTTTCGTGCCCATTCCAATTAGGATCCTTGAGACTTAAGGGATAAGAAACTTCAGGTTTAAAATGTGCCTCAAGGAATTTTGTTGTGGATTGGGGTGCTTCGGTAAACACTCCCTTACCTTTGGcaaattttgtcttttctaaTTGCCCTATTGGTTCTTCAGCCATTGGTGATTTAGAATGGGCTCTTAGATGTGAGTTccgtttggatctacttcgtctagaaatccgctctaagtttgggtcgtatggaaaaataggcaatgatAATGAACGACGACCAAACATGCACCAACAAAAACTAGTCTATATATGCaaggtacaaaaaaaaaaatgaaatgaagaaggaagaaaactaACCGGTTTTGCAGTGAGGTAGTGTAGCAACAGCTGGTGTGCTACTGCAGGAAAAGTCGTTCGATTGACTTTTTGGTCGATCGATCACTTTtagagtcgatcgatcgaccttctgcataaatgaaaaaaatgcaagaaaaatgcagaaaaataaatctaaaacaaagtTAAATGTTAAATCTACAAAGGAAAGTAAGAAATTAACTGTAAATTCGGTTTGGAGTCAGCAGAAAACAGTACtgcacaaaacaaaaattgatcgatcgaattttatgtcaatcgatcgaaagtcgatcgatcaaaaatgTTAGCAACAGCACAacggcaacgacttgagagctaaCAAATCAACACACtatctcctaaaatatactctttaaactctaaagaattcaataccaaattctgtaaataatacatgcctagtgGCCTCTattataggctacaaaagacctaaatcgactctgatttggttttctctaggcggcgtccggacgcaaaCTGAGGTCGTTTAGATGGACAACTaagcaaccggctttccataaagtATTGAAAATCTTTTCTGAATAAGGccgcatccagacggtgttgtcCTAACAttcagacggttgcacttctgttacacacaatttccataataaggactggcgtccggacggtgttgtcctaacgtccggacagttgcaattcttctttacgtcttgccttatcaaggatagcatccggacggtgtagaccgGACGTCCAGATGGTtacagctatcttcccatatctgtgtctatgaaggaaatccttttacttgtcgaacactgactagggtccagacggtattgccacgttgtCCTGATGGATGCACTAGAACGttggattcttctcaaactctgcaAAGCGTCCAGATGTGTTGTTGAGACttctggacagatgcaagctttGAACATCAGACACTGATGGGGGTCCAGACAAAAGCTTGGGATCCAACttttctgacttggaatctgcacagaaatAATCAGTATCCCTgataaaataacaatactacataaaagtgattttgccaaacaaaatgcagccaatcacaaactaacaaactcccattttggccattctgggacaaaaatcacttgaccagtttaaaaatacaatcccggttcagaacaaaaaaatactctcattttttggtctcaaaaggacaaagggtaaatagagtattagaaaaaccacaaatacTTCCCCTTAaagtctcaacaggacaaggataaacagagtataaaTAAAATCTAGAGTTTATATAGTATTACAATAatccaaattaataaaaaaaaaattgtctcaacataaatcaaaaacaccaaaacaaagatAATCAATACTCATCAAGATGATAATGCTTGAGACACTCTTGGATATCGAGCTGGCACTGCTTAACTCGAGTGCTAATAGAGCGGACCTCCCGTTGAATAATGCTGATATCTCCCTGCATAGAACTCAATGTAGCCAATAGTTGAGCATACAGTGCATCATACTGTGGAGGAGGAGCAGTTTGAGAGGATGAGGCTCATGTAGGTATCTCAACCTGGACTAgaggaggctgaggagcttcatcttgaCATTCGAACCTcagctgggcattagactttATGAGAGTCTGACTGCCAAGGGAGTCCTGTATCCGCATCACCGGCTCGGCAGAGATGTTTATCCCAGACTGAATGATAAGTTTGGTGATCAAGCAAGCAAACGGAAGCCTTGTAGAGTGTCCATCCCTCATCTCCCGCATAAAGTTGAGGATGTGCTTACACATGCAGAATGGCATCCTCAAACATAAAGCATATAAAAACTGTTCCCTCTTCAGAACAAGCTCACTCCTACAAGCTGTGGGTCATAGATTGTGCAGAACAATCTTTGCAAGCAGTCGGTGCGGGGGAGAAAAGGCACTGATCTTGATAGAAGCATGAGCTTGCTCATGGGCATGTGGATGGGCATGAAAATACTCCCTGAGCTGCTCATTGGGGGCTCCATGTCCTCTAAGAAGGGATTGGCAAAAATGGACAGGATTGGAACATCAATGATGgcactgatgacctgaggatcaatctGAAGTGTGTGGCCCCGAACAGAAGTCTGAAGAATGATCCCATGGTCCTCATCCTGAATCACCTCCAGGTACCCGTAAAACTCCCTCACCAGCCTAGGATATATTGTGCAAGCACAGTTAtagagatatccccaatgattgTCCCTGATTATCTCAGCAATAAAATCCAATGGAGCAACCATCACATCTGCTCTGAGGACATTCCTCTCTGGAACAGCTTGCCTATTCTCCACTTTTGCTAAAGAGGCAACTCGAGCTTCTTCGGTCCTCTGTCGAACCCTGTGCTGAGAGCTGTTGGCAGACATTGTTCTGCAAAAGAATATTCaaaaattttgccaaaaaataaCACCAATGAAATTAGATTCTATTAGTTCCCAAAATTTTTGGCATTATGACAGCAGAAAAATGGACTTCCAACAACTTACAAACAcaataattttctcaaaataatccAAATATATGAcataacaaatattccaatctCAACAGCAGAGAAAATAATCAATAATGTGCAATATCCAACTCAAAATGTATCTTAAAAATCTAACAGTtaaaaagaactgaaaagaaagcaaaagtgATAGCAAAATACCTTAAATGGAGAAATAAAGCACAAAGGGACGACATCAGACGAGAACTCatgagaaaatacaagaaaaagcaccaaaaagtacaaaaaaactCCAGAAAAAATCGAGAGAAAAGAGAGGAGGTGCGGCAGctaaagagaaagagatgcgaTTTTAAAACATGTAGGGTAACCGGACGCGGGCTGCCATGTCACCCTTCGGCAGAATTGCACGTGTCCGAACGTGTCACTTGACCCTCCGGCCGTCTGAActgcacccgtccggacgcaagagaCTACAgcccggacgcttcacactgaaactgaaactgaaacttgaggaaaaattGCAGCGAAATATATTTCCCTAAaaatagcttcagaacatgcatgcatgatcaattgataaaacaaccaaatagcatttcaaaaaatatgcaaaaatataattgagagttaagagttcaattagcacaaatttccctgtagatataaattttaaatagattactaaattcatgcaatgcgtgtgtgtgtgtgaagactttctcaataaggtataaagttcactgatatgacgtaaagcaactgaattttctaaacaagagagaaaatcaataatagatcagtcaaaagtcaaaccttattttactagagcctacccacccttatctgatacactcctcctaaaATGCAGCACTTAacttagtcctttagtaactatctatttccgcaatgatttggtcactgactatttctatatggacaagtgcaagaacagatttatagcacaataagcagtggatctttttactTATCCATTTTATAGTACACAAAATCATCTCATGAGAAAGGTAACTATccagcattaagatgcacaggaaaacttaacagatattagacataaactctcaatcatatctaagcatagtCAATCCATGcacacaatgaactaagatatcaggcaaaaatatatacaagaagctatttaaaaaaaaagaataaaaatctgcatcttttccccatttttttttatggaaaaaaaaaaaaaaaaaaaaacaaacaaaaacatgcttcaaaGGTAAAGAAATAGaactaaacctagcatgtgtggcaagatcaaacctgtcctcaaggagaaatgtcaaaattattaatacagaaaagcagccgcccgacgtgctttttctgtcatcccccaatagtacctgcaaaattttctcaaatacaacaagagaaataggggaaaAATAATgatagttcctagattgcaaaacAAAGATATGTCGGGTagagaataatgcaatgcaatcaaaccttatgctctaggattaggaaccaaatccaaGGCATATGTACTCTCAACAACTAGGCGAGTCCATTCCCCTTCAATAGGTGAATGTCTtcctcctttctgacccatgcctGTCTTCCTGTGGTGGTGCTTGTTGACAGGATGTCATCTAGTGATTCATCCACTgtatcatactctgcatccatataggcaactccctatagaattgatcacCCTCAAACTTCTGCGGCTTCttcatgtagtgccttgatttgttagtcttggatttgccattctaattggcaggaacaaatcacTATTGATACCGCTAATGCTGAGGAGCCTGATACTGGGCAGCCTGATGCCGGGCCAGAGGTCTATTGCCAAATGTAGCTTGTCTAGGcaactctttcttgaccttagatctctgagctttgagaagggagcactaaGGTCTgatgtgaccacttaaaccACAGTGGTGGCTTATAGGAGGCCCTATAATGGTAGGGAGCTTCTGAGTGGCCTCTGCAGTAGCGGGAATATCTCCACCAATAACTTCCTTTCTTTTATCCTTGACAGTGGTTGGAGACTCgaggactgtgggcttgacaaaaacagtcctagaagtagaggggatatcagaggaagaagctacatacccgagtctggtcttgtctgttgggctcttttggattttgacagcatatgggttagcttctcatcggtgaccctcttCAACTGTAGCTGTCTCCAGTAACTTCTCCTCTAGATACTGTAACTTGAGTAGCAAGGAACTCTTCTCTGTCTGAAGACTATTCAGCTCATGGATGTGCTGCTTATAAGTCTGCCTtaacttctcgaactctacataggggatttataggcctctttgagttcttcccctcTTGGTCTTCAtatggagccacaaaggctaaaAATTGATCTTGTGCAGGAGTTTCATCTTCTTCTAGCTCATcattgagagtcacattgtaggccttcccttttccctacTTGAGATCCCCACAGTTAGCCCAAATATGcccaaagcttgagcattcaaaacatctgggacctcttgggtccttcttctcagcttcttcaggcTCAGATTCTttaggggccttcttcagtttttctgtgaacttcttcttgaatttgtcattcttcatcagtctcccgaagttcttggccagcattgccacaacatcttcttcattatcatagtcttcttcagatgagactctggccttcttcttagatgccttgagggcaatagtcttaaCATTTTTGACTGGAGGCAGGGAAatctcatatgtttgaagagatcctaccaactctttaatcttcatctcttttagatccttgctttcttcaatggtagtcacctttaTTCTAAAAcgttcaggcaaagatcttataaTTTTTCGGATAAGCTTTACATCCAAGACGGACTTCCCAatactcaccatcgagtttctcaggtcgctcatcttagtgtaaaactctctgaatgtctcatcttcaagcatcttaatctcttcaaaactagaaatcaacatctggagcttggcagattttacaagttttatgccctcatatgttgtttctaagatttgccatgctgcttgaGCTGATTCATAGTtcgaaattcttgcgaattcagacggTGTAAACACTTGACGTACAGCATGGAGAGATTTATCGTTGGCAAGTCGTACGTTTTTATGAGGAATTGACTCGACAGTTGTAGcctctggcttagtccaaccacaGATTCTACAATCTGCCAAACatcattggatttttttttttttttttttttttttttacgcatacgagctttccaatggTCATAATTcaagccatcaaaggcaggaataaTATTAAGAGTTTTGAGACATATTaaagaagtcaaaaagatcccactcaagaaattaatctaaatagagtgtaccaagctctggtACCAATTGAAAactagatgacttctaatttaactgtgtgcatgtgcaacgtgtaacaaaataatgtaaatgcggaatttaaataacacaattattttgttaacgaagttgaaactcaattaagagaaaaactattccGGAGCTGCCAAATCCAAGAAATTCACTCTTAGAAGAGAAAGCTattacatagacagtaacactcacatactcgatgCTGAGATcctatctagcactctgacacgtaacccaacatgaacgcctcccaaccaagtctcgtacttgaaggggtcttctatggattcctttaccttagggcttctCCCTGAGATAGACTTTGATAAATGAGCACGACAACGGCTTGGGAGCTAACAGATTAGCACACtatctcctaaaatatactttctaagttctaaagaattcaataccgaattctgtaaataatacatgcctagaggcctctatttataggctacagaaaacctaaattgactttgattcaaatttctctaggcggccttcggacgcaagctgaggccgtCCGAACAAACAACTGTGCAGCCGGCTTTCTAAAAAGCGCTGAAAATCTATCTTGCATAAGgctgcgtccggatggtgttaccctagcgtccggatggttgcacttctgctgcacgcaattttcataataaggactggcgtccgaacggtgttgccctgacgtccggatggttgcaattcttctccacgtcttgccttatcaaggatagcgtctggacAATGTAGACCTGACGTtcgaacggttgcagctgtcttcccatatctttgTATgagaaggaaatcattttacttgtcaaacactgactggcgtccgaacggtattgccacgtcttccagacggatgcacttgaatgctagattcttctcgaactctgaagagcgcccggacgtgttgctaagacgttcggacggatgcaagctttgAACAgcagacactgatgggcgttcggacacATGTATGGGCCGTCCGAAcagaagcttgggatccgacttttctAACTTTGAATCTccacaaaatcttctttgaactttgagaaGCACATTTTTGAAaggaagactctgaaatatcgGTATCCTTGATAAAATAGCAACATTGCGTAAAAGTTATTTTGTCAAACATattgcagccaattacaaactaacaatccTAAAGGAGAAATTAGAAGATTTCAATTATTTGCTACTCTAACTATGGATCATATTTGGTTTGCCAGGAATAAATTGATCCATGATGCTGTGGTTCCAATTCCAACAAAGATATTGAAACATCTATTATTCTTTGTGGATATGCACATTTCGACTTGGAATGATAAGGCTTTACATTCTCTTTGGGATCCTCCCCCCTTAGGTAATATTAAAGCTAATTTTGATGTTGCAATGAGGGGAAATTTAGCAGTTGCAATAGCTATTATCAGTGATTCTTTCGGCAATATCATCATGGCTGCAACCAAAGAACTTTTGTCCCATGATATTCTTCAAGGGAAGGCTTCGGCTGATTTACTTGCTTCTAGGCTTGCTGTTCTTTCGGGTttttataatctttttcttgaatGGGATGCTCTTTTAGTAGTTCTTGCTATTAATAGTCATTCTCTTTTCTCGTCTTGGAGTTTTTCTAATATTGTATCGGATATTAGTTTAGTTTTATCTTAAATTCAAATCTGGAATGCTTTGAAAGTGTCTCGTAGTGCCAAATTTAAGGTACATGCTTTAGCTAAATGGGCCGCTTCCAATCATGTTTTTGGAAATATTCCCATAGGATCCCCTATTCTCTCTTCCATATGAATCCAGAGTGGTAAGGATCATCCCCTataatattttccttattttattaaaaaaaaaaaaaaattgcatgcatgtattgcttcattcaaaaaaaaaataaaaaaaaataaaattattgcaTGTATTGCTTCCCCCTTCACTAACTAAACTAACTAAATATCCATTTTGCTTGGTGAGAAAATGTGATGACTTTACTTTGCGTTTCCTGTCTTTTGTAccaaaaaataatgttttaaaataaaaaatgtcactTATAGGTGAAGTTTGGGGGTCAGTTAAAATCTATTTAGtgtaagagtaatgctacatactataCTTCTATTTTATCATATTTCAATGGGCTGATGTGACAGTGCCCATcatcaatcattgttaaaaaaaaaaaaaaaaattccaaaggcTGATGGACACCGTCACATTTTGCCATCCCTTACATGATGTTCTTTTACTATAATCACCAGCTCCTATAGCAACTAATTAATATATGGAAATGATGTTAACTTGAATAGAAGTCTAGAGGAGTAAGAGTTTCAAGGGGCACACACGACGTGGTGAAGTGGGAGGAGTTGGCCGGAATCATCTCTTCTTTATTTGATCTTTCAGTACATCGAGTTATCCCTTAACTAAGAAATCTATGCCAGGGGTGTACATGCGGATGCTGATGCGAATGCGATTATTTGCactaaccgcatccgcatttgCAATATgcggatatcacttttagatatccgcaTCATGTTTTTACTATTCACATTCGCGTGGTTATCGCGTTTATTAAATGAGGTTATTATCCACTAtccgcatattaggtaatgGACATTTTGGACATTATTTGGGTCTTTATTATggcatattttaaatgattttgaaaatgttaTATGGGCCGTTTTTACTGTAGAAtttgcaatttttgacatggCTCGTAAACCCGACACGAAGTTAAAGGGTTAGGATTAAGCTTAAAAGGGTTCGGGTCATAAAAGGGTTGACCTGTTAGACTCGTTTAATAAAATGGTCATTAAATTGTCAACTCGTTTGACCCGTGGGTCGACCTGTTCGATCCGTACACTTAAACCTTTTTTTgttcaacattaaaaattaaatctaaacaatcatgttacctttttctttctctcactgtctaaagagtaaagactaaactaaaaaaatctcataaaaacaaaacaagcatttttcctttattgagttagaacttgaacaaaaaagacaaaaactaaaaaaaattagcggaatttttttctttctttcaagttttcgaACTTAGAAGTTGAATCAGaacaagtaaacaataaaacaattcaatgtttcatatttcaactgtgaaataatatgattatttaaacaatatgattttttttttttagtttaaattcgtgtttttatttttatttttatagactttattatataataggTAAAACGGGTTGTGTCAACCCGACACAACCCGTTGGACCAATTTAATAAACGGGTCAAATGGGTCGTGTCATGTCAATCTGTTATTTAAGTGAGTCGTGTTAGGGTCGAAGGGTCTGACCATTTTATCTAAACGGGCCGTGTCAAGGTCAATCCTTAACGAGTTGGCAGATCAAACGGGTCATGTCAACCCATTTTGACAGCCCAAGTTTTTAGTGATTttggcttgttttaatttttttttaagtcctaATCTATTGAAAACATATTTATTTCACATAACCTATACCCAATCCAAAACGACattattttggtgaatttattaaatatagtatatattttatataaaaggTATGCAAATGCGGTTAACGCATACCCTAAAACTGATATCTACATCCGCATATATGGGAAATGATTTTCGCTAACTCCATCGACATGTGCGAATAGTGGATGCGGGCGGTTAATAGCCACACACTCATAGTCTATGTTAGTGTTAGTTCTGAAGGTATAAGAAATCTATCTCCAAATCATCCTAGAGATGGTCTTTGTTAACATTTCTGTTTTAGTTGTgatgttttaattaatttatctcTTATGCATGTAAATGTTATTGAGTAGGAGTCTGTAATTTCTTAAGCGTGAGCCTATTTAACGCAACATTCTACGAATAAAAAGGCATGCAAAGTTTTATTCCTCAAACCCCGTGTTTAGCATAGGGCCATATACATATGtactattttaatttatatattttcagcAAAATACGCAACAAGAAAAAGGTTAAATCATGCTATGATTCTTTTCAGAGGAGAGTCAGGAGACTGATCCAATCTGTAAAGACATATGGGATGAAGAGGCTTCATTGCAAGCACCTGCATAacaacttcttctttcttcttcattaaTTATCCTTTTGACCATCTGATCTTATCTCAGAGAAGTCCGCCAGCTTTGTATTAAgtgaaaaacaaataagaatACCAACCACAATATTTACAACGATGGAATTGAAACTCATCCACGtcctatatatatttcttttttggatgaataatccTATATATATTTCATCTTTATTCAAATCATTTATCTACGATCACGTacatttaacatatatatataaagcataaCCCAAAACAAAGTTAAAAGGATCGATCAATTCGATCGTCATATATATTCCTCTTAGTTGACTCTAATTATAAATACTTTTACGTCCAGAGGGAACTGATATTTTCCCATGTATtgaagtccttttttttttttctttcgaatttttattgaaaaccaGGAAATCTTAGGAGAGTGTCCGTATCTTAATATCTAACTATACTTCATATCGATCTTACGTACCCTTAATTAAACACTGTTCGAAACAACATTAAtcccaaaagacaaaaaaagtaataaaatgtCGGAATTATAGATCATGGATCTAGTGCTTTTCATTATGAATGGGTGGTTTCCGATGGGGTTGCGCATAATCCATCACTACAATGTCTTCCGCAGCGTCATTTTCCATCACATCTACTGTTTCTTCAGTACTGTTATGTTGCACAGATCCCAGCAGTGACCGCACGTTTCTGATCTCTTCTCCCTACACACAATTAAGCATGCATTTTCatgcaaacatatatatatatatatatagccacaCCATTTTCTCCTACGTCTTACttcttttgctatatatatattctgcatATTTTTATCGCGGGTGAGGATGCTAGATgcgttaaaatataaattaaataattaaaaattcatcattttttattaacataaacttttaaaataagtgattaTTTAACGTATGCAAACCTATGTAATCTAAGTACATACAAAAGCAGAAGTTATCTACCTTTATATTTCTGACAGCCCGCAGTTCTTTCTGGAAAAATGATACCATGGAATTGTAATTTCCTGCAAATCCGACCGCTGTATATGTCAATTAATCGagtaacaacaacaacaataatgaaataatagtagttgagaaaatatttatggTTCTCGATCACGTTGATCATGAAAAAATGTATAGTCCATATAAAATAGTGGGTTATAAAAATACTCGTATTATTaaaagttttatattaattttttattaggctaattatgaaattaaactttataaataattataaaaaaaattaaattaaatagtctttttaaaataatagcaTGACTAGCACACGTGAAAAAACTCAACACAAGATTCAATTTAATTGAAGAGAACCTGAAGGAGGTTCCCCATTTGCCCGTTCTTGTTTCTTGAAAAGAAGCTTTGAGTTTGGGTTTGAATCCTTCTGCTTGTTAGCACCACCCCGACTGTCATGGTCGTTTCTTTCGCcatttttgacttttttctgttttgataTGCACCCCTCTAAGGTGTAAGGCCTCAACCTTGATGTGATTGATGTCTCAAAAACTTTTGTATCTTCTACATCCTACGTAAAATGAACCATAAACCATTAATAATGCGTAAgagaaaaattgtaaaaatattaCGCTACATACACTTTGTTAAATTAATTACCACAAGTttataagaaatgataaatttaattatttaattaatattttaacaatctATTACTTGTTATATCTCAAATACTCCACCTTAATTTATAAGTGAAAATATGATACTCAACctgtagaatatttaatttgaaaatatagaatAAATTGTGGAGTCAGAGTTTGAACTTATGACTTCTGGCTTAAATACCATACAtgttaaaatcatcatttattccaaaagcttaaatttataagaaagagtaaatttaatcagttaatattaatattctaacattgtttgagaaaaaaaaaaaaaaattgctcctTAATTAAGGG contains:
- the LOC133854054 gene encoding uncharacterized protein LOC133854054 encodes the protein MSSPLLLLLILLSCLSLHVSDARHLRLTKKENAKVQVYHFTKDVEDTKVFETSITSRLRPYTLEGCISKQKKVKNGERNDHDSRGGANKQKDSNPNSKLLFKKQERANGEPPSGNYNSMVSFFQKELRAVRNIKGEEIRNVRSLLGSVQHNSTEETVDVMENDAAEDIVVMDYAQPHRKPPIHNEKH